The Scyliorhinus canicula chromosome 5, sScyCan1.1, whole genome shotgun sequence genome window below encodes:
- the evx1 gene encoding homeobox even-skipped homolog protein 1 isoform X2, with amino-acid sequence MESRKEMLLMMERGQHGNLVGRRVSNPLGPAGSPVTESRENGVPRNCLSPGSAPVTLESGDEEGDARTGGNTQMRPGPRLLVPDKSSSDGRMAKSKCLSVQNSPETESDYYDEVDVSCTTDGVPGNPDYHGNKGHSSDPMGSNGGGELPKVTGSQSLMGGGGADQMRRYRTAFTREQIARLEKEFYRENYVSRPRRCELAAALNLPETTIKVWFQNRRMKDKRQRLAMTWPHPADPTFYTYMMSHAAAAGNLPYPFPSHVPLHYYPHMGMSAASASATSPFSTPLRPLDTFRVLSHPYPRPELLCAFRHPSLYPSATSHGIGSAASSPCSCLTCHGSQSNGVVQRPAGTDFTCASTSRTDTFLAFTPSVLSKAAAVSLDQREEVPLTR; translated from the exons ATGGAATCAAGAAAGGAGATGCTGCTGATGATGGAGCGAGGTCAGCATGGCAATCTTGTTGGCAGGAGGGTGTCGAATCCGTTAGGACCAGCTGGAAGCCCCGTGACCGAGTCCCGTGAAAACGGGGTGCCGAGGAATTGTTTGAGCCCTGGGTCGGCGCCTGTGACACTGGAGAGTGGGGACGAAGAGGGCGATGCCAGAACCGGTGGGAACACTCAGATGAGACCCGGCCCAAGACTCCTTGTCCCGGACAAGTCATCATCAGATGGTCGCATGGCGAAAAGTAAATGCCTCTCTGTCCAAAATAGTCCGGAAACGGAGTCCGATTATTATGATGAGGTAGATGTCAGTTGTACAACAGACGGTGTGCCGGGAAATCCAGATTACCACGGAAACAAAG GACACTCTTCCGATCCGATGGGCAGTAACGGAGGGGGAGAGCTGCCCAAAGTAACCGGCTCTCAGAGCCTGATGGGCGGCGGTGGAGCCGATCAGATGCGCCGGTACCGAACCGCATTCACCAGAGAGCAGATCGCCAGGCTGGAGAAGGAATTCTACCGGGAAAACTACGTGTCCAGGCCCAGGAGATGCGAGTTGGCAGCGGCTTTAAATTTGCCAGAAACCACCATCAAG GTGTGGTTCCAAAATCGCAGAATGAAGGACAAGAGACAGCGTTTGGCCATGACTTGGCCTCATCCTGCCGATCCTACTTTCTATACTTACATGATGAGCCATGCGGCGGCCGCTGGGAACCTGCCCTACCCCTTCCCATCCCATGTACCTCTCCACTACTACCCTCACATGGGCATGTCTGCAGCATCAGCCTCAGCAACCAGTCCCTTCAGCACCCCTCTGAGACCCCTGGACACATTTCGAGTTCTTTCCCACCCCTACCCGCGGCCAGAATTGCTGTGTGCATTCAGACACCCCTCCCTGTACCCTTCTGCCACGAGCCATGGAATTGGCAGCGCAGCCAGCAGCCCTTGCTCATGCCTAACGTGCCACGGCAGCCAATCGAACGGGGTGGTCCAAAGGCCGGCAGGGACAGACTTCACATGTGCGTCAACCTCCAGAACTGACACATTCCTCGCCTTCACACCTTCTGTGTTGAGCAAGGCTGCTGCAGTATCCCTGGACCAGAGGGAAGAAGTTCCTTTAACGAGATAA
- the evx1 gene encoding homeobox even-skipped homolog protein 1 isoform X1 codes for MESRKEMLLMMERGQHGNLVGRRVSNPLGPAGSPVTESRENGVPRNCLSPGSAPVTLESGDEEGDARTGGNTQMRPGPRLLVPDKSSSDGRMAKSKCLSVQNSPETESDYYDEVDVSCTTDGVPGNPDYHGNKGNGHSSDPMGSNGGGELPKVTGSQSLMGGGGADQMRRYRTAFTREQIARLEKEFYRENYVSRPRRCELAAALNLPETTIKVWFQNRRMKDKRQRLAMTWPHPADPTFYTYMMSHAAAAGNLPYPFPSHVPLHYYPHMGMSAASASATSPFSTPLRPLDTFRVLSHPYPRPELLCAFRHPSLYPSATSHGIGSAASSPCSCLTCHGSQSNGVVQRPAGTDFTCASTSRTDTFLAFTPSVLSKAAAVSLDQREEVPLTR; via the exons ATGGAATCAAGAAAGGAGATGCTGCTGATGATGGAGCGAGGTCAGCATGGCAATCTTGTTGGCAGGAGGGTGTCGAATCCGTTAGGACCAGCTGGAAGCCCCGTGACCGAGTCCCGTGAAAACGGGGTGCCGAGGAATTGTTTGAGCCCTGGGTCGGCGCCTGTGACACTGGAGAGTGGGGACGAAGAGGGCGATGCCAGAACCGGTGGGAACACTCAGATGAGACCCGGCCCAAGACTCCTTGTCCCGGACAAGTCATCATCAGATGGTCGCATGGCGAAAAGTAAATGCCTCTCTGTCCAAAATAGTCCGGAAACGGAGTCCGATTATTATGATGAGGTAGATGTCAGTTGTACAACAGACGGTGTGCCGGGAAATCCAGATTACCACGGAAACAAAGGTAAT GGACACTCTTCCGATCCGATGGGCAGTAACGGAGGGGGAGAGCTGCCCAAAGTAACCGGCTCTCAGAGCCTGATGGGCGGCGGTGGAGCCGATCAGATGCGCCGGTACCGAACCGCATTCACCAGAGAGCAGATCGCCAGGCTGGAGAAGGAATTCTACCGGGAAAACTACGTGTCCAGGCCCAGGAGATGCGAGTTGGCAGCGGCTTTAAATTTGCCAGAAACCACCATCAAG GTGTGGTTCCAAAATCGCAGAATGAAGGACAAGAGACAGCGTTTGGCCATGACTTGGCCTCATCCTGCCGATCCTACTTTCTATACTTACATGATGAGCCATGCGGCGGCCGCTGGGAACCTGCCCTACCCCTTCCCATCCCATGTACCTCTCCACTACTACCCTCACATGGGCATGTCTGCAGCATCAGCCTCAGCAACCAGTCCCTTCAGCACCCCTCTGAGACCCCTGGACACATTTCGAGTTCTTTCCCACCCCTACCCGCGGCCAGAATTGCTGTGTGCATTCAGACACCCCTCCCTGTACCCTTCTGCCACGAGCCATGGAATTGGCAGCGCAGCCAGCAGCCCTTGCTCATGCCTAACGTGCCACGGCAGCCAATCGAACGGGGTGGTCCAAAGGCCGGCAGGGACAGACTTCACATGTGCGTCAACCTCCAGAACTGACACATTCCTCGCCTTCACACCTTCTGTGTTGAGCAAGGCTGCTGCAGTATCCCTGGACCAGAGGGAAGAAGTTCCTTTAACGAGATAA